One Methylomarinovum tepidoasis DNA window includes the following coding sequences:
- a CDS encoding histone deacetylase family protein: MTCLLYTHPACLEHDTGPGHPERRARLEAILRALDAPRFQALLRREAPRADDALLRLVHTDDHIETVFASIPKQGHVWLDPDTVVSPGSGEATRRAAGAVCAAVDAVHGGQAQSAFCAVRPPGHHAEPRRAMGFCLFNNVAIAARHALSQGLERVAIVDFDVHHGNGTQAAFEREPRVLYCSTHQYPWYPGTGAETETGVGNIVNVPLPAGTDGPAFRRAVEKRILPALARFRPKLILVSAGFDAHRLDPLGMLELEETDYRWITRRLLDFQVPVVSALEGGYHLQALAGSVAVHVETLLRG, from the coding sequence ATGACCTGCCTGCTCTACACCCACCCCGCCTGTCTGGAACACGACACCGGTCCCGGCCACCCGGAGCGCCGCGCCCGGCTGGAAGCGATTCTGCGAGCACTGGATGCCCCCCGGTTTCAGGCGTTGCTCCGCCGCGAGGCCCCGCGGGCCGACGACGCCCTGCTGCGGCTGGTCCACACCGACGACCACATCGAAACCGTGTTCGCCAGCATTCCCAAACAGGGACACGTCTGGCTCGACCCGGACACCGTGGTCTCCCCCGGCTCCGGAGAGGCGACCCGGCGGGCCGCAGGCGCCGTGTGCGCCGCGGTCGATGCCGTGCATGGCGGTCAGGCCCAAAGCGCCTTCTGCGCCGTCCGCCCGCCCGGACACCACGCCGAACCCCGCAGGGCCATGGGTTTCTGCCTGTTCAACAACGTCGCCATCGCCGCCCGCCATGCCCTGAGCCAAGGGCTGGAAAGGGTCGCCATCGTCGATTTCGACGTCCACCACGGCAACGGCACCCAGGCCGCCTTCGAGCGGGAGCCGAGGGTGCTGTACTGCTCCACCCACCAGTATCCCTGGTATCCCGGCACCGGGGCGGAGACGGAGACCGGCGTCGGCAACATCGTTAACGTCCCCCTGCCCGCCGGCACCGACGGCCCAGCCTTCCGCCGCGCGGTGGAGAAGCGCATTCTGCCCGCCCTCGCCCGTTTCCGCCCGAAACTGATCCTGGTTTCCGCCGGCTTCGACGCCCACCGCCTCGATCCTTTGGGAATGCTGGAACTGGAGGAAACCGATTACCGCTGGATCACCCGTCGCCTGCTGGATTTCCAGGTCCCCGTCGTCTCCGCCCTGGAAGGCGGCTATCATCTGCAAGCCCTGGCCGGCAGTGTCGCCGTCCATGTGGAAACCCTGCTTCGGGGCTGA
- a CDS encoding aminoacyl-tRNA deacylase, with the protein MSEVSSPVSDLLEREGIDYEWVEIPLDPERKPIRSLEELVAARGLSPAQIVRSLVFRTGSGGFVLLAAPATARADWGKLRKHTGERRLTMAESEQVLQATGYPVGAVPPVALPGDLRVLVDEGIFAHERVFIGAGVLGWSLSLRSADLRRLLARAELGAFTKSA; encoded by the coding sequence ATGAGCGAGGTGTCGTCGCCGGTGAGCGACCTGTTGGAACGGGAAGGCATCGACTATGAATGGGTGGAGATTCCGCTGGATCCGGAGCGCAAGCCGATCCGCAGCCTGGAGGAGCTGGTCGCGGCCCGCGGCCTGAGTCCGGCGCAGATCGTCCGCAGCCTGGTGTTCCGCACCGGCAGCGGCGGCTTCGTGCTGCTGGCCGCCCCTGCCACCGCGCGGGCCGACTGGGGCAAGCTGCGCAAGCACACGGGCGAACGCCGCCTGACCATGGCAGAATCCGAACAGGTGCTGCAGGCCACCGGCTATCCCGTCGGCGCGGTGCCGCCCGTCGCCCTGCCCGGGGATCTCAGGGTTCTGGTGGACGAGGGCATTTTCGCCCACGAACGGGTGTTCATCGGCGCCGGGGTGCTGGGCTGGTCGCTGTCGCTGCGCAGCGCCGATCTGCGCCGCCTGCTGGCGCGGGCGGAGCTGGGGGCTTTCACCAAGTCGGCATGA
- a CDS encoding RnfABCDGE type electron transport complex subunit D: protein MNDPRHLQILILAGLLFYGLGWRDFPGPLWIYAVYPLTALTVQGLFCRALGLPFDFRSPLISSLSLGLLLHTQGVQWAVAAAAVAIAGKFLLRIDGRHVFNPANLGIVAAISLTDQAWVSPGQWGLGVFLALAAVLGGLMVLRRTRRSDATWAFLAAWVALVFGRALWLGDPPAIPWLQLQNVALLIFAFFMLSDPMTLPDRRAARIAFAVIVAVAGYVFQYHLYIDEGLFYALALAAPLVPLLNRRLPGARYLWPRNVPSRR from the coding sequence ATGAACGATCCGCGCCATCTGCAGATTCTGATTCTGGCCGGACTGCTGTTCTATGGCCTGGGATGGCGCGATTTTCCGGGTCCGCTTTGGATCTACGCCGTCTATCCGCTGACGGCGCTCACGGTTCAGGGGCTTTTCTGCCGCGCCCTGGGGCTGCCCTTCGACTTCCGCAGCCCGCTGATCTCGTCGCTGTCGCTGGGATTGTTGCTGCACACCCAGGGGGTGCAGTGGGCGGTGGCGGCGGCGGCCGTCGCCATCGCCGGCAAGTTTCTGCTCCGCATCGACGGCCGCCACGTCTTCAACCCCGCCAATCTGGGAATCGTGGCCGCGATTTCGTTGACCGACCAAGCCTGGGTGTCGCCAGGGCAGTGGGGGCTGGGGGTGTTTCTGGCCCTGGCGGCGGTGCTGGGCGGGCTGATGGTGCTGCGCCGCACCCGCAGGAGCGATGCCACCTGGGCGTTTCTGGCCGCCTGGGTCGCCCTGGTGTTCGGCCGCGCCCTGTGGCTCGGCGATCCCCCGGCCATCCCCTGGCTGCAGCTGCAGAACGTCGCCCTGCTGATCTTCGCCTTCTTCATGCTCTCCGATCCCATGACCCTGCCGGACCGGCGCGCCGCCCGCATCGCCTTCGCGGTGATCGTGGCGGTGGCCGGTTATGTGTTTCAATATCATCTGTACATCGACGAGGGCCTGTTCTACGCTCTGGCTCTGGCCGCGCCGCTGGTGCCGCTGCTCAACCGCCGGCTGCCGGGCGCGCGCTATCTCTGGCCCCGGAACGTTCCCTCCAGGAGGTGA